The sequence GCTGGTCAGCAAGATGATGTAGACGTAGCCCGATAGGTCGCGTTTGCGAATTCGCGTGCACAATTCCAAGCCATCGAGATTGGGCATTCCCCAATCGGAAATCACCATTTGGCAATTCCGGCGGCGAAGCACTTCGAGCGCTTCGATGCCGTCGTGGGCGACTTCGATCTCGTAGCCGGCCGATCGTAGCGCGTTGCCGAGCAACGCAAGCGCGATGGGATCGTCGTCGACCGTCAGGATTCGCATGGCGTCGCTTTGCGTGCGGTAAAAAACGTGGGTTGCCGGCTGTGGGTGCCGTCTTGAATCATTCGTGTAATTCGGTCAATTGCGCGGGGAGAGCGTCAACCAGGCGCCGAAGTTCGGCGGTCAACCGCTGGCAAGCGGAAGGAATGGCGGCGGACGAAGCGCTGCGGGCCAACTGCTCCAATTCGGCGGCGGCTTCCCAAAGGGGAAATGCCGAAACGTCGCCCGCCGTCCCCTTCAGGGCATGCGCCGCCCGGCTCAGCGCTTCCATGTCGCCGGCTGCCACCGCGTCGTCGATCTTTTGTTTCTGCCGCGGCAGCCCATCGCCAAACATCTGCAGCACCCGCCGGCATAATTCCAGGTCGCCAAGGCAGCGTTCGAGCAGCGCGTCGATTTGAATCGGAGCTGCGGGATTTGCATCGGGCGCGCCGCAGGTTTTCGTCCGGCGGCTCGGCGCATGCGAATCGTCGTCGGGCAAACCGCTCGGCCATTCGCCGACTTCCGGCGCAGCCGCGGCCGGCGATCCCTCCTCTCGTCGAGCAGCGTCCAGTAATTCTTCGATCGTTTCGATCAAATGCAGCGTGTCGATCGGCTTGGCGACATAACCATCCATCCCCGCGTTCAGGCATCGCTCGCGATCTCCGTTGATCGCGTTGGCGGTTAGCGCAACGATCGGCAGCCGAGCGGCGGAGGCCGACTGCTCCCCGCGGCGGATGGTCCGCGTGGCCTCGAAGCCATCCATTCCCGGCATTTGGCAATCCATCAACACCAGGTCGTAGCGTGCGTCCCGCACGGCTTCGACGGCCGCTTCACCGTTGTTGACGATCCGGCATTCGTAGCCGAACTGGGAAAGGATCGACGACGCGACGAGTTGATTTACTTCGTTGTCTTCGGCCAGCAAGATTCGCCGTCCCGTTCCGCGGCGCTGCGTAGCCGGCTTCAAAGCCGGCGCTTGGTCGGCGAGGCGTCGTCGTCGAGTGGCGGCTGAAACGGCGTCGATGATCGTGTCGAACAATCGCGATTGCCGCACTGGTTTGGGTAAGCAATCGGCCAGCCCCAGTTCGTCCATTCGTTGCGCCGAGAGAAGTTGGCCGGTCGAAGTGAGCATTAGCAGGGTGGTGCCGCGGATGGTCGGGCGGGCCTTGATTTCCCGCACCAATTGCAGGCCGTCCATTCCCGGCATTTGCATGTCGAGGATCGCCAGGCGATAGGGGTTTCCCCGCGCGGCAGCCGTTTCCAATTGCTCGATGGCCTCGGCGCCGCCGCCGACGGCCGTGTGCCGGAATCGCCAGCCATGAAGCTGGGCGGCAAGAATCTCGCGATTGGTGGCGTTGTCGTCGACGATCAGCACCCGCATGTCTGCCAGGTCGGCGGGGGGCACGCGCTTCGGGTTCGTGCCGGCTTGCTTCTTCAGCGCGATTTCGAAATGGAAGGTCGATCCGCGACATTCTTGGCTCTCGAATTCGATCGTGCCGCCCTGCAATTCGACCAGTTTCTTCGACAGCACCAAGCCGAGCCCCGTCCCGCCATACTTGCGCGTCGTCGAGGGGTCGACTTGCGAAAATGATTTGAACAGCCGATCTTGGCCGTCGGCGGGAATTCCGATTCCGGTGTCGCGCACCGCAAACCGGAGCTTCACGCCGGCCTCGGATTCGCCCAGCAGCCGCACGTCGATCACCACCTCGCCGCTTTCGGTGAACTTGAGCGCGTTGCCGGTGAGGTTCACGAGCACTTGCCGCAGCCGATCCGGATCGCCCCGAACATGCGCCGGCACGTCGGGATGGATCGACGTGATCAATTCGATCTTCTTCTCATGTGCCCGTGGGGCAAACATCTCCGACATATCTTCGACCAGCGCATACAGGTCGAAATCGATTTCGTCCAGCTCGAGCTTGCCCGCCTCGATCTTGGAGAAATCGAGGATATCGCTGATCAGGCTCAGCAGCGTCTCGGCCGAGGTGTGGGCGACTCGGGCGTAGCGGCGTTGCTGCGCGTCGAGCGGCGTGGCGGAGAGGAGTTCGAGCATCCCGACCACGCCGTTGAGCGGCGTGCGAATTTCATGGCTCATGTTCGCGAGAAATTCGCTTTTCGCACGGCTGGCCGCCTCGGCCGCTTCTTTTTGCCGGTGCAGCTCCGCCGAGTGCCGCCGTTGGGTGATGTCTTCGATCGAACCTTCCACCGACTCGAATTCGCCGTTGCCGTTGCAAACGGCCCGAGCATTGATCGAGATCCAAATCGGCGTGCCGTCGCCGCGCGCGGCCGGCATCTCATATCCGGCAACCGTGCCATCGCGCTGCAATGTTCGGACAAACTCCGGCTGGCTTTGTGGACCGATGTCGAATTGCCGGATGACGGCCGTCGGCGACGCGATCATTTGCTCGGGCGATTTGTAGCCGAACATTCGCGCCATCGCCGGATTGGCATCGTGGAGCTTGCCGTTGAGCGTGGCGACAAAAATGCCTTCGATCGCGTTCTCGA is a genomic window of Pirellulales bacterium containing:
- a CDS encoding response regulator; its protein translation is MLAPLPDKLDSTCRLSELPVSMVSMPGDTLTHILQARFEQDPALPGVIVQDASALLGVVPRLRYMEQIARPFWQDVYFRRPLSEFLERIDSQDFLLLPANTRVHDAASLALVRDESQIYDPVVIEFSPGRWGLLDIRLLMRAQTRILRGQIETHRQLVETARRAEGKYRSIFENAIEGIFVATLNGKLHDANPAMARMFGYKSPEQMIASPTAVIRQFDIGPQSQPEFVRTLQRDGTVAGYEMPAARGDGTPIWISINARAVCNGNGEFESVEGSIEDITQRRHSAELHRQKEAAEAASRAKSEFLANMSHEIRTPLNGVVGMLELLSATPLDAQQRRYARVAHTSAETLLSLISDILDFSKIEAGKLELDEIDFDLYALVEDMSEMFAPRAHEKKIELITSIHPDVPAHVRGDPDRLRQVLVNLTGNALKFTESGEVVIDVRLLGESEAGVKLRFAVRDTGIGIPADGQDRLFKSFSQVDPSTTRKYGGTGLGLVLSKKLVELQGGTIEFESQECRGSTFHFEIALKKQAGTNPKRVPPADLADMRVLIVDDNATNREILAAQLHGWRFRHTAVGGGAEAIEQLETAAARGNPYRLAILDMQMPGMDGLQLVREIKARPTIRGTTLLMLTSTGQLLSAQRMDELGLADCLPKPVRQSRLFDTIIDAVSAATRRRRLADQAPALKPATQRRGTGRRILLAEDNEVNQLVASSILSQFGYECRIVNNGEAAVEAVRDARYDLVLMDCQMPGMDGFEATRTIRRGEQSASAARLPIVALTANAINGDRERCLNAGMDGYVAKPIDTLHLIETIEELLDAARREEGSPAAAAPEVGEWPSGLPDDDSHAPSRRTKTCGAPDANPAAPIQIDALLERCLGDLELCRRVLQMFGDGLPRQKQKIDDAVAAGDMEALSRAAHALKGTAGDVSAFPLWEAAAELEQLARSASSAAIPSACQRLTAELRRLVDALPAQLTELHE